A section of the Acropora muricata isolate sample 2 chromosome 4, ASM3666990v1, whole genome shotgun sequence genome encodes:
- the LOC136912884 gene encoding cell division cycle protein 23 homolog, with protein MAAVSSVCLPEIKRDLLFAVKECSDRGLLHSAKWSSELAFSITSFTSSEYLPKTDYSDEEFIKDFDKYTLGKTFFDLKEFDRAAFFLEGCTSPKAYFLFMYSRYLAGEKHKNDDMMDLLGPRETIVNKSLTALRAELFKKQKDLDGYGLFLYGVVLKKLDLREDALKVMQEAVNKEPLHWGSWLELSSLCTDKETLCSLSLPSHWMTQFFQAHVAIDLQMNDEGLERYANLSQAGFSENKYILLQTALAHYHARDFVSACDLFKEVQKRDPYSLEHMDTYSNILYVKEMKPDLSYLAHHTNSIDKYREETCCVIGNYYSLYDQHEKAVTYFQRALKLNPQYTSAWTLMGHEFMERKNTSAAIEAYRKAIEVNDRDYRAWYGLGQTYEILKMPFYCLYYYRQAHKFRPNDSRMLVALGESYEKLNSMQQAKKCYFRAISVGDMEGIAVIKLARLHGQLQEDDEAAVQYSRYVEQTEAVGILSVPDLCSAYVFLARFHLKKHDFQAAEMYAHKCCEYNEGREEGKAILREICNSRGTADGERKGADTFAQNLSLGNITVNGGETGMSPAGAVPKNLDFNTP; from the exons atggcggctgtgtCGAGTGTCTGTCTTCCTGAAATTAAAAGAGATCTTCTTTTCGCTGTCAAAGAATGTTCAGACAGAGGCTTGCTCCACAGTGCTAAATG GTCTTCAGAGCTGGCATTTTCAATAACTTCCTTTACTTCGTCTGAATACCTTCCCAAGACAGATTATTCAGATGAAGAGTTTATAAAAGATTTTGACAAATATACATTGGGCAAAACTTTCTTTGACCTCAAGGAGTTTGACAGGGCAGCTTTCTTTCTGGAAGGATGCACAAGTCCAAAAGCTTACTTTCTTTTCATGTATTCACGCTATTTG GCAGGTGAGAAGCACAAGAATGATGACATGATGGATCTCTTGG gTCCACGAGAAACCATAGTAAACAAATCCCTTACAGCTTTGAGAGCAGAActatttaaaaaacaaaaggatcTTGATGGCTATGGTCTCTTTCT TTACGGTGTCGTCTTGAAGAAACTGGATTTACGGGAAGATGCTTTGAAAGTCATGCAGGAAGCTGTCAACAAAGAACCTCTTCATTGGGGCTCTTGGCTTGAGCTGTCATCTCTATGCACTGACAAAGAAACA CTTTGTTCCCTTTCTCTCCCCTCCCATTGGATGACACAGTTCTTTCAAGCTCATGTGGCCATCGATCTGCAGATGAATGATGAAGGATTGGAaagatatgcaaatttgagtcAGGCAGGATTTTCAGAAAATAAATACATCCTACTGCAGACTGCCTTGGCTCATTACCATGCAAGAG ATTTTGTTTCAGCTTGTGACTTGTTCAAGGAAGTTCAAAAGAGGGATCCATATTCTCTGGAACACATGGATACGTATTCCAACATTCTCTATGTCAAG GAAATGAAACCAGACTTGAGTTATTTAGCTCACCACACGAACAGCATTGACAAATACAGAGAGGAAACATGCTGCGTAATAG GAAACTATTACAGTCTTTATGATCAGCACGAGAAAGCAGTGACATATTTCCAGCGTGCTTTAAAACTCAACCCACAGTACACCTCTGCGTGGACTTTAATGGGTCATGAGTTTATGGAGAGGAAAAACACTTCAGCCGCCATTGAAGCTTACAGGAAAGCCATAG AAGTAAATGACCGTGATTACCGAGCGTGGTATGGACTGGGTCAGACATATGAAATCCTCAAGATGCCATTTTACTGCTTGTACTACTACAGACAGGCACATAAATTTAG ACCAAACGATTCCAGGATGTTAGTGGCTTTGGGCGAAAGTTATGAAAAATTAAACAGTATGCAACAAGCCAAAAAA TGTTATTTCAGAGCCATATCTGTTGGTGATATGGAGGGAATAGCCGTTATCAAGTTAGCCAG ACTTCATGGGCAGCTCCAAGAAGATGACGAGGCAGCCGTTCAGTACAGCCGTTATGTTGAGCAGACAGAAGCTGTTGGG ATACTCTCTGTGCCTGACCTTTGCTCTGCTTAcgtgtttttggcaagattCCACCTCAAGAAACATGATTTCCAAGCTGCAGAAATGTATGCCCACAAGTGCTGCGAATACAATGAG GGAAGAGAGGAAGGCAAAGCTATTCTCCGGGAGATATGTAACAGCAGAGGCACTGCGGACGGCGAGAGGAAGGGAGCTGATACCTTTGCTCAAAACCTGTCCCTCGGAAATATAACTGTGAATGGAGGCGAGACTGGGATGTCACCAGCGGGTGCGGTGCCCAAAAACCTCGACTTTAACACACCCTGA
- the LOC136913840 gene encoding uncharacterized protein: MSVLSAPGDLVPVDDKENTDNPKQASVTKSEYQYGSPHSKQKFSEKGKAFWKDVRNKNRESAFLKLKKKFDHVKKLCEGPEPNLEALEAERNKLDSLKEELNEAHHAYEELLDTLVEKEESYRWFDVRDREFLEKRMKICEYIQSLERSSYGSEKSVTSGHTLKTKSRKSDMSCKSSQYSLSLAKADASAKVAKAKIEMEFLEKETELKRLQLEKQYALAKAEENAFKEVLDEQLELNSQVKENVKIENTDAIPKTTPEVTTGLVKQEVKADSTPFIPVSIARDNNSSQKGQLATPSHDQTSSINLALNQLVDLQVRQTELNSQLIKQQRSFHLPVKEPPIFSGNPFEYPAFITAFDAIITANVPADRDRLFFLEKFTSGKANDSVKGFLAAGSETAYKEARKLLDQRYGNPVIIAESFKSSLRNWRQISDGDSKELQDFSDFLIRCQEAMKTMKSTTELDSSQVLLSLSAKLPSYSGVKWCRFAHEEQMKRECPIRFKDFVRFVKLEAELANDPIFSPDALKRERKKGSGEQRDRSSKPRRQNYGSNTGQSFASSVTPMKSRQPNQTASPSTQLSPCSICMGNHPVAKCIKLSTASPDEKCDIVRSKRLCFRCLKPGHLSRDCQSRSNCRDCNKRHHTLLHGVNPTNQTGQIQSYYSQGRIQEAQNRHPDSVTATANASSVSLTSHGELTAITSSKIVPVFVSHRDYPGKEVKVYALLDDASDTTFVTNQVKEELGVPGVETNLSLSTMHGRRVISVSRIDGLTVERPDRRAKIDLPRAYTKDKIPSRRNQIPTPAIAERWSHLQRIKEKIPELDRKIDIGLLIGCNCPKAIKPKEIITGKSEEPYAIRTLLGWCIVGPTNFPNALDKTDPSDESSCNRILAQEVNDEGGKLEFVINQRTKELINPLAVTQMFELDFSENRNARTQGLSKEDRRFLNLAETGIHRCDDGHYELPLPLKTSFKGLLNNRRDAVRRTFYLKRRFALPNNQEFTEEYMNFMKKMIDNGYAEKVPKETNAKPGMTFYINHHGTRHPKKKKLRIVFNCSQEFNGESLNKHLIQGPLLTNDLTGVLLRFRQERIALTCDIEGMFHQIRVNPEHRDLLRFLWWEGNDLSKDPTDYRMTVHLFGATSSPSCANFALKKTADDYEEEFGAQAANFIRHNFYVDDGLKSVPTVEEALNLVKNVKKMCSKGGFNLHKFLSNSKEVIKGIQQSDRADGVKEVDLDLDSLPLERTLGVHWCVESDCFQFSIVLQDKPCTRRGILSTVSSVFDPLGFVAPLMLQGKSILQELCRQDLEWDDPIPSETKAKWERWRTELVKLQRISIPRCYKPEGFGHVTKTELHNFSDASTLGYGQCSYLRLIDENGQVHCAFVMGKSRVAPLKPVTVPRLELTAAVCSVRISQQIQKELEYNIDEVYYWTDSKVVLGYINNESRRFHVFVSNRIQEVHDHTNSSQWRYVESKENPADEASRGMKAQELQQSRWILGPAFLWNKEDKWLAANCRGSTFDVAHDDPEVKKCVVMATMTSPVNDMGERIGNFSEWHRAKRAVALCTRYIKKLKDRASKKATQETQVTVEDLKKASMVMIRAAQTRAFQEEKIELSRKTHLKTNSAISKLDPFVDSNGLLRVGGRLKYANLNDDVKHPIILPKNSHVTSLLIRDFHERTLHQGKGITLNEIRSNGFWVIGGSSAVSNAIVSCVKCRKLRGPVVEQKMSDLPEDRVEASPPFSYCAVDYFGPFMIKEGRKELKRYGVLFTCMSSRAVHVETASSLETDSFIHALRRFLCRRGPVRQLRSDQGTNFIGARRELKEALEEMNHDRIRSELLKQECDWINFKMNTPGASHMGGVWERQIRSVRAVLSSLLSSNPTRLDDESLRTFMCEAESIINSRPLTVDQLTDPDSPEPLTPNHLLTMKSKILLPPPGNFQPADAYVRKRWRRVQYLTNEFWSRWRKEFLLSLQERQKWTRPRRNLNVDDIVIVKDVNTPRNAWQLARVSAVYPSDDGQVRKVQVALADSCLDSKGRRTGPMRYLERPIQKLVLLVPTDNKD, translated from the coding sequence ATGAGTGTGCTGTCGGCGCCAGGAGATCTCGTCCCAGTTGATGACAAAGAGAACACCGATAACCCGAAACAGGCCTCCGTCACGAAATCAGAATACCAGTACGGTTCACCTCATTCAAAACAGAAGTTTTCCGAAAAGGGAAAAGCCTTCTGGAAAGATGTCCGAAATAAAAATAGAGAAAGTGCCTTCCTaaaattaaagaagaaatttgATCACGTTAAAAAGCTATGCGAAGGCCCGGAACCCAACTTGGAGGCTCTAGAAGCCGAGCGGAACAAATTAGATTCCCTGAAAGAAGAATTGAATGAAGCTCATCACGCATATGAAGAACTTCTtgacacacttgtcgaaaaagAGGAGTCGTACCGATGGTTCGATGTTAGGGATCGGGAATTCCTAGAAAAACGAATGAAAATCTGCGAATATATACAATCGCTAGAAAGAAGTTCTTATGGCTCAGAAAAAAGCGTTACGTCTGGCCATACATTAAAGACAAAGTCTCGAAAAAGTGACATGTCATGCAAGTCTTCGCAATATTCCTTATCGCTTGCTAAAGCAGATGCGTCTGCCAAAGTCGCCAAGGCTAAAATTGAGATGGAATTTTTAGAAAAGGAAACGGAGCTGAAACGACTCCAACTCGAAAAACAGTACGCACTAGCAAAGGCAGAAGAAAACGCTTTCAAAGAAGTACTCGACGAACAGCTAGAATTAAATTCACAAGTCAAAGAAAACGTGAAAATAGAGAACACAGATGCCATACCAAAAACGACCCCTGAAGTCACGACAGGACTTGTAAAACAGGAAGTGAAAGCGGACAGCACCCCTTTCATTCCAGTTTCAATAGCACGCGATAATAACTCATCGCAGAAAGGACAACTCGCCACACCGAGCCATGATCAAACGTCAAGTATTAATCTCGCTCTTAACCAGCTAGTAGACCTTCAAGTCCGTCAAACAGAATTGAACTCACAGCTGATCAAACAACAAAGGTCATTTCATCTCCCTGTTAAAGAGCCACCGATCTTTTCCGGAAATCCGTTCGAATATCCGGCCTTCATAACCGCATTTGACGCTATTATCACCGCAAATGTCCCCGCTGATAGGGACAGATTATTTTTTCTCGAAAAGTTCACGAGCGGCAAAGCAAACGACTCCGTTAAAGGCTTCCTAGCAGCCGGATCAGAAACAGCATATAAAGAGGCTAGAAAACTTCTTGACCAACGCTACGGGAACCCCGTGATCATCGCCGAGAGTTTTAAGTCCAGCCTGCGAAATTGGCGCCAGATTAGTGACGGCGATTCAAAGGAACTTCAGGACTTTTCTGACTTTCTAATACGTTGCCAGGAAGccatgaaaacaatgaaatcgACAACTGAGCTAGACTCAAGTCAGGTCCTGCTATCCCTATCCGCCAAGCTTCCCTCCTACTCAGGAGTCAAGTGGTGTAGATTCGCTCATGAGGAGCAAATGAAGCGCGAGTGTCCAATTCGTTTCAAGGACTTCGTCCGGTTCGTGAAACTAGAAGCCGAATTAGCTAACGACCCAATATTCTCCCCAGATGCTctcaagagagagagaaagaaaggcTCAGGAGAACAGCGAGATCGAAGCTCAAAGCCAAGGCGCCAGAACTACGGCAGCAACACAGGTCAGTCTTTCGCTTCATCTGTAACACCGATGAAATCGAGGCAACCCAACCAGACCGCATCCCCTTCCACCCAGCTGTCACCTTGTTCGATCTGCATGGGCAACCACCCGGTCGCGAAGTGTATCAAACTCTCAACCGCTTCTCCTGACGAAAAATGCGATATAGTTCGCTCCAAGAGACTTTGTTTTAGATGTCTGAAGCCAGGTCATCTCTCCCGCGACTGCCAGTCAAGGTCTAATTGCAGAGACTGCAACAAGAGACACCACACCCTTCTACATGGTGTTAATCCTACGAACCAAACCGGCCAGATCCAGTCATACTACAGTCAAGGTAGAATCCAAGAAGCCCAAAACCGCCATCCTGACTCCGTAACAGCTACAGCTAATGCCTCCAGCGTCTCCCTAACCTCGCACGGCGAATTAACGGCTATTACTAGCTCAAAAATCGTGCCAGTCTTTGTGTCTCATCGTGATTATCCAGGAAAGGAGGTAAAGGTCTACGCCTTGTTGGACGATGCTAGCGACACCACCTTTGTGACAAACCAGGTGAAGGAAGAATTGGGCGTTCCCGGAGTTGAAACCAATTTGAGCCTCAGCACCATGCATGGCAGAAGGGTGATATCTGTCTCAAGGATAGACGGCTTGACAGTAGAACGTCCTGACAGACGCGCTAAGATCGACCTACCAAGGGCATATACCAAAGACAAGATTCCGTCGAGACGAAACCAGATTCCGACTCCTGCGATAGCAGAAAGATGGTCTCACCTTCAGAGGATCAAAGAAAAGATTCCAGAACTCGATAGGAAGATAGACATTGGCCTCTTGATTGGCTGCAACTGCCCCAAGGCCATTAAGCCAAAGGAAATAATAACCGGCAAGAGTGAAGAACCATACGCTATAAGAACTCTCCTCGGTTGGTGTATAGTGGGCCCTACCAATTTCCCCAACGCCTTAGACAAAACCGACCCCTCCGATGAATCCTCATGTAATAGGATCCTTGCACAAGAGGTAAATGACGAAGGCGGAAAACTAGAGTTCGTGATAAACCAGCGAACCAAAGAGCTGATAAACCCCCTCGCCGTCACGCAGATGTTTGAACTAGATTTCTCCGAGAATCGAAACGCGAGAACTCAAGGACTCTCCAAAGAAGACAGAAGATTCTTGAACCTTGCTGAGACCGGTATTCATCGCTGTGACGACGGCCATTATGAACTTCCTCTCCCATTGAAAACAAGCTTCAAAGGTCTCCTTAACAACAGAAGGGACGCTGTCCGGCGCACGTTTTACCTCAAAAGGCGGTTTGCGTTACCAAACAATCAGGAGTTTACGGAAGAGTATATGAATTTCATGAAGAAGATGATCGACAACGGCTACGCCGAAAAAGTTCCGAAAGAAACGAATGCGAAACCTGGCATGACATTCTACATAAACCACCACGGAACCAGACACCCGAAGAAGAAAAAGTTGAGGATAGTCTTCAACTGCAGCCAAGAGTTCAACGGCGAGTCCTTGAACAAACATCTAATACAAGGTCCCCTGCTGACCAACGACTTGACGGGCGTTCTCCTGAGATTTAGGCAAGAGCGAATTGCCCTGACGTGCGACATAGAAGGCATGTTCCATCAGATACGTGTGAATCCCGAACATCGTGACCTGTTGCGCTTCCTGTGGTGGGAAGGAAATGATCTTTCCAAGGACCCCACAGATTATCGTATGACCGTTCATCTATTCGGTGCCACGTCTTCACCAAGCTGCGCCAACTTCGCGCTCAAAAAAACTGCGGATGACTACGAAGAAGAGTTTGGAGCGCAAGCAGCCAACTTCATCCGACATAACTTCTATGTGGATGACGGTCTCAAGTCGGTTCCGACAGTGGAAGAAGCACTCAACCTCGTCAAGAACGTCAAGAAGATGTGTAGTAAGGGTGGTTTTAACCTACacaagttcctttcaaacaGCAAGGAAGTCATAAAGGGTATTCAACAGTCAGACAGGGCAGATGGTGTGAAGGAAGTGGACTTAGATCTTGACTCCCTACCGTTGGAACGCACCCTTGGAGTTCATTGGTGCGTAGAATCCGACTGTTTTCAGTTCTCCATTGTTCTTCAAGACAAACCCTGCACGAGGCGTGGCATCCTGTCAACAGTTAGCTCTGTTTTTGACCCTTTGGGATTCGTCGCTCCGCTCATGTTGCAAGGGAAGTCGATTCTTCAGGAATTGTGTCGTCAAGACCTAGAATGGGACGACCCAATACCCAGCGAAACAAAGGCCAAATGGGAAAGATGGAGGACGGAGCTTGTGAAACTACAGCGCATCTCAATCCCAAGATGTTACAAGCCTGAAGGCTTTGGCCACGTAACAAAGACCGAACTCCACAACTTTTCAGATGCAAGCACACTGGGCTATGGCCAATGCAGTTATCTGCGCCTGATAGACGAGAATGGCCAAGTACATTGTGCCTTCGTGATGGGCAAATCCAGAGTTGCGCCCTTGAAACCAGTAACTGTCCCACGCTTAGAACTCACCGCTGCAGTCTGCTCCGTGAGAATCAGCCAACAGATACAGAAAGAGCTAGAGTACAACATCGACGAAGTTTACTACTGGACGGACAGCAAGGTAGTACTTGGCTACATTAACAATGAGAGCAGACGCTTCCATGTCTTTGTGTCCAACCGAATTCAAGAAGTTCACGACCACACCAACAGTAGTCAGTGGAGATATGTAGAGTCTAAGGAGAACCCCGCTGACGAAGCATCACGTGGAATGAAGGCTCAAGAACTTCAACAATCTCGATGGATCCTTGGACCTGCGTTTCTGTGGAACAAAGAAGATAAGTGGCTAGCTGCAAATTGCAGAGGCTCCACCTTCGACGTAGCGCATGATGACCCAGAAGTCAAGAAGTGCGTCGTCATGGCTACAATGACCTCACCTGTGAATGACATGGGAGAAAGAATTGGGAACTTTTCCGAGTGGCATAGGGCGAAGAGAGCCGTGGCTCTGTGCACTAGGTACATAAAGAAGCTTAAAGATCGAGCATCCAAAAAAGCAACTCAAGAAACGCAAGTTACCGTAGAAGATCTGAAGAAAGCTAGTATGGTCATGATTCGCGCAGCGCAAACACGAGCCTTTCAAGAAGAGAAGATTGAACTGTCAAGGAAAACGCACTTGAAGACAAACAGCGCTATATCGAAGCTCGACCCGTTCGTGGATTCTAACGGTCTACTACGTGTTGGTGGGCGTCTGAAGTACGCAAACCTGAATGATGATGTCAAGCATCCCATAATATTGCCCAAGAACAGCCACGTGACTTCCTTATTGATTAGAGACTTCCATGAACGCACGCTGCATCAAGGCAAGGGCATCACCCTAAATGAAATACGATCTAATGGATTTTGGGTGATTGGAGGGTCATCTGCAGTGAGCAACGCGATCGTGTCATGTGTCAAGTGCCGTAAACTACGTGGTCCGGTAGTCGAGCAGAAAATGTCCGACCTTCCCGAAGACCGAGTCGAAGCGTCTCCCCCTTTCAGCTATTGTGCGGTCGACTATTTTGGGCCGTTCATGATTAAAGAAGGTCGCAAGGAGCTCAAACGCTACGGAGTTCTCTTCACGTGTATGTCTTCAAGAGCTGTACATGTCGAAACTGCGTCTTCTTTGGAAACAGATTCATTCATCCATGCTTTGCGGCGTTTCCTGTGTCGTAGAGGACCCGTGAGACAACTCAGAAGCGACCAAGGCACTAACTTCATTGGAGCACGCAGAGAGCTGAAGGAAGCATTGGAAGAAATGAATCACGACCGTATAAGATCCGAGCTATTGAAGCAAGAGTGCGACTGGATCAATTTTAAAATGAACACCCCAGGAGCAAGCCACATGGGTGGCGTTTGGGAACGACAAATAAGATCAGTGCGTGCCGTTCTGTCTTCCCTCCTCTCAAGCAACCCCACGAGACTTGACGACGAGTCCTTGAGGACATTCATGTGTGAAGCGGAATCAATAATCAATAGTCGTCCTCTTACCGTTGACCAACTTACAGACCCGGATTCGCCAGAACCACTCACGCCGAATCATCTGCTGACCATGAAGTCAAAGATCCTGCTGCCGCCCCCAGGAAATTTCCAACCGGCTGACGCGTATGTCCGAAAACGCTGGAGACGAGTCCAGTATTTAACCAATGAATTTTGGTCTCGCTGGCGTAAGGAGTTTCTCCTCAGCCTACAAGAACGCCAGAAATGGACACGACCTCGCAGAAACCTCAACGTCGATGACATTGTCATCGTGAAAGATGTGAACACTCCTCGCAACGCTTGGCAGCTCGCCCGCGTATCTGCCGTTTACCCTAGCGACGACGGCCAGGTACGCAAGGTTCAGGTGGCTCTCGCAGATAGCTGTTTGGACAGTAAGGGACGGAGAACAGGTCCCATGCGCTATCTGGAGCGACCAATACAAAAATTGGTCCTGCTGGTACCAACGGATAACAAAGATTAG